The following is a genomic window from Mauremys mutica isolate MM-2020 ecotype Southern chromosome 4, ASM2049712v1, whole genome shotgun sequence.
AATATAGGTAGGGGGGGAACAGCTTGGTCAGGAAGCACAGACAGGATAAAAAGGGAGCAGGTGGTACACTATACATCGAGAAtgtatacacttgttctgaggtccagaagaaTGTGAGAGGCAGACCAGTCTCTGGGTAATGATAAAAGGGGCAAAAAATAGGGATGACAACATGGTAGAGGTCTACTATAGCTCACCAAATCAGGACGAGGAGGTGGataaggcatttctagaacaaataacagaaatatccaaagcaCGAGAGCTAACAGTAATGGAGGACTTTAACTATCCATGTATCcattaaaaaagtaaaaagaacaggagtacttgtggcaccttagagactaacaaatttatttcagcatgagctttcgtgagctacagctcacttcttcggatgctcacgaaagctcatgctgaaataaatttgttagtctctaaggtgccacaagtactcctgttctttttgcggatacagactaacatggctgctactctgaaaccattaaAAAAGTAATacggcaaaacacaaaatttccagaAAGTTCTTAGAATGTATTGGGGACAATTTTTTGGGTTCTCAATGGCCATGATATGTGGGACaagtaatgggcttcatctgcagcaaggacgatttagattaaatattaggaaaaagtttctaactACAAGGGCAGTTTAAAAGCTCTGGAAGAGGGAGGCCGTGGaacccatcactggaggtttttaaaaaccggTTGGCCAGACACCGGTCAGGGATGGGCTACGttgacttggtcctgccacagtgcaggggttggacTTGCTGAGCGCTCCAGGgctcttccagccccacatttctctgattctgtCTGTCTCCTAGGGTCAGTCAGTTGttgtctggggggcgggggggggctcattGCTTTATTTTATCACCTGGTCAGCTTCAACTTTTAACATTACCACACAGCTAATGCCGCCCTCCACCACAAAGTCTCCAGTCCCCTCCTCTCCCTAATGCCCTGCTTCCTCCCATACCCGCCCCTGCTCTCCCCCGacaagccctcaccccccccgggTCTCCCTAAAACATTACCCCCCCATTCCTCCTGTGCCatggtcaccccctccccctcacacaggCGGGCCGGCGGCGGGTCAcatggtgcggggggaggggggaagggagcgcGGCCTGTGGGACCCGGATCCGCCGCCATGCCGCTGCCTGTACCCGGCTGCCGTCGGCTcggcccggccctggccctgctcctgctgctcttGGGCCCGGCGCGGCCCATCTCCTTCCAGCTGCCGGGCAAGGCCCGCAAGTGCCTGCGCGAGGAGATCCACCGCGACACGCTGGTCACCGGCGAGTACGAGATCGGGGTCCCGCCGGGGGCGGCCAGCGGCCCGTCCGCCAATCTCAAGGTGCGGGGGGCGCCCGGGGGGCAGCCCCGACTTGGCCGCGTGGTGAGGGCCTAGGTCCCCGTGGACAGAGTCCCGGCGGGGGAGCGGTTCCCCGGGTCAGGCCGGGCCTGCTCGTGTCGGGGAGCGGCGTGACTCGGCCCAGAGCTGAGCTCTGCGGGACCCACGGAAGGAAGTGCCCCCCTCCGCCACGCCATTGCCACGGCCACGCCGGGAGGGGACTAGGCACAGGGCCCATTGCGGTTCACTCTGTGCACATGACATGTTGCGGGGGGGGGATGTGTCACAGCCATAGGGCCACGTTGAGGTTCACTTTGTGCACCTGGGGTGGAGGGGTTACAGCCATAGAGCCCCCCAGTGTGCCATGTGCACAGAGTGAACCCCAATGTGGCTCTTTGGCTGTGGCTCAACCCCCAGTGTGCCATGTGCACAGAGTGAACCCCAGTGTGGATGTGTCACAGCCATGGAACCATGTTGAAGTTCGCTCTGTGCACGTGGCATGTTTGGGGAATGTGTCACAGCCATAGGGCCACATTGAGGTTCACTCAGTGCACATGGCCATAGTGGGGAAAGACTGACAGCTttagggccacattggggttcagTCTGCACATGGAACACTGGGGGATGGGCCACAGCCATAGAGCCACACTGGGGTTCACTCTGTGCACGTGGCACACTGGGGCATGGGTGACAGCTGTAGGGGCATATTGAGGTTCATTCTGTGCAAATGGCACATTGTGAGGATTGATCACCAGCCACAGGGCCACGTGCAGCTTGATCTCTATGCACTGGGGGGAGAGTGACAGCGACAGTGATGCTGGGGTTCACTCTTCACATTGCACAGTAGGAATACAGATGGGAAGAGGGTTACAGTAACAGGGCCACACCAGGGCTCCCTCTCTGCATGTGGCACAGTATGGCGGGATTGAGGAGAAGGTCATGGAGATAGCATTATGTGGAGACTATTCCTTTCTTGCTGTTGCCAGGGGTATTAATGGCAGGTTTACTGAGGGGAGGGTGGCAGTTTGGCGTACTGGCGCTTGGAGGGCATTCCATATGAGGAAGAAAGCACAGAAGTGGGAGCACAAGGAGGATGCGAGGGGACGTGAAAGGGTTGTTGGAGCTGAGGTTAAGGCCAAGCAGTGTGTGCACGAATAATACATATACCATCCACATGACAAACTGCCATTCTAATGCAGCTTTGACAGTCTTGCTTGCATCCCACTCAATAACATGTCCTCTCTGGTGGCCACTTCTAACTTCACTGTCACCTCCCACCCACCCGAGCAGTGGTGTCACCTTGTGAATCAGTTTGTCAGAGACAtgcttcttctttctttttaaatgtggAATTTTCCCCCCTAATTGTCCCTGCCTGAGATCCAGAAGGCTTGAGAATTTGTGATAAACTTAAAGTACAATATCTTATGAATCCTCAGGGCCAGAAAAAGAAGCATTATCCCACTGGAAAGGGAAGATTCCCAGCTTCACAATGAGGGACACAACATCTGCCTTGAACCCAGGAAAGTCCCAGGATATCGGCCCTTATGCTGTTTTTAGGTCTAGAAAGGCTGTTTtacatcattttttattttattaaatgttaGGCTATGTCTAGACTTAAACTGCTGGAACTGCACCGctctagcacttcagtgtagatgctcactacagtgacaggaggggttctcaaGTCGCTTTaattaatccatctccctgagaggtggtagcgaGGTCCACAGTTCAGCTTAACTACTTCCCTCAgggtttttcacactcctgaggctaggtctacaccggggtcgacctaagatatgcaacttcagctatgtgaatagcgtagctgaagtaggcgtatcttaggttgatttacctggccatgaggacggcgGCAAATCGaccactgctgctcccccatcgactctgcttctgcctctcgccgcggtggagttccggagtcgatggcagagcgattggggatcgatttatcgtgtctagacacgataaaaatcaatccccgatagatcaatcactaccagCCAATAtgacgggtagtgtagacgtaccctgagtgacgtagctggctcaacctaactttttagtgtagatctggcctaagctcgctctctctctctgcctcagctctACATTCATTGCATTCTGGATTCATTGTAAGAAGGATGGATATACAGTGGCTTAAGAACTCAAATATTTCTGCAGTTGTTTTTCTGATAACACATGGCATATATAAAGCTCATGGTGGTGTGGTGGATTACAGAGCCCCGTACGAGCAGAGTTTGTGCTTTGCAGCCTTTTCAGAACTGTGCTCTCCTCTCTGTTCTCACTCAGTGATCCAGTTCTTTGCTTGCCCGTCCTTTGTACATCTGATTCCACTTCCTCTTCTGAGACTTCTGTCTGCCACAGAAAGCCAGGTCTCTGATGCAGCATTATTTTTGTGCCAGGGTTGTATTCTGGCTTTTCTGCCTTATGGGGCATTGAGGTTAGTATCACTGGCAGAGggaaatgtgatttattttattagAATGTTAAAGAAGCTTGGGTTGAAGGTCGTCCCCACCTCCTTGCGGCACTTCAGGCTTGGTAATAGTCTGTGGCATTTCTTGTCCCCTTCCCTTGTCATGCAGGACTGCTGTGGACAACACTTGTGTTCTAAGGATGCTAGGTTTGGGCTCCTTTTCTATTGGGTGTGTTTGTGCAGTGGGAGCCAGGGGGGGTTGTTTAGGACAGGATATCTCCAGGTGGcaccttccccacagcctggAAGGTCAGGTTGTCAGAGCAGCCTCTCAGCACTAGGTCACCAGGGTGTAGGAAGTTGGTAGTTACTGTGTGTTGTATTGAAGATGGTTCCTGTCACCGAGCTGGGCCCTGTGTGTTTGTGAAATCCCAACACTAACAGTGGTACCCTCTGTTCCAGAGGAATCTGCACAATGCGCCAGCTGGCTGCAGAGTGGATGCTTTTGGGTGGATGACGTCCCGCTTGGGCCTGGTCACATGCGGCTCTCTCATTGTTTAAGCCGGCAGTGTGGGGAATTGATGGGCTGTTTGTCAAGACAGAGAACAATGCTTTGTCTGTAAGGGATGGCATTACTGTAAATAACGTTTGAACATTAAGAAGAATCCCTTTCAGGTTAGCTTGTCCTTCCATAAGAGTGTTGGCTGGGTTATAAGctgcttcccccccacacccagcttgATGGGTAATGTGTCTGGCTGAGTCTGAATAACGGGTATCCAATACCGATGGAAGCACACAACAGAGCTGCCACTGTCTGAAATGCTACTTCTGGGCACTCTACTTCTTCTTAGCGTATTtgcaacgtgcctcaggtggAACATGatcaggattcatcaccgaatttggtccactggttggatcattagctgccctggccctggctgggTACTGATGCAGAGAGTGCGGTTTGAACGCttatccaccccaccccacaccccggCATTCTGCTGCTAGTGTTAGAGACAAGGCAAAAAGGTAAGGCCTGCGTACCACACAACCTCTTCTGTGGAAAGATAGCACTCAGAGCTTCCCCCAGAGTACAGCAGTGAGAATCCCAGTCAACTTTAAAAGGCAGTACTCCAAATACAAGGGACCCTTTAAAGTAGGtccttttctttgtttccttCACCGGACTTCAGTGTGCAGACTCAATACAGTATCATCCTGAATAATTTGAATTTGGTTAATCATAGTTGTTCTGTGAATGGTGTGCAGGGTAGGCTAACCAAGAAGCTGATCAAGTGTACCTTGTAGTCTCTCTGCTGCTTGGATTAAGATGAAGCTCTGAATGGGAACTGCAGTACCAAAGCAGTGATTCACCTAGTCCAGCCTCCTGTCTCTGACCCTGACAGATACCACAGAGTTccaaggaaggtgcaagaaaccccataatagacaattatgaaataacctgcccacagaggaagtttcttcctaacctccTGCCAGTTATGGCTTATACTTTTTAGCATGAGAGTTTACATCCCTTATTATTTTTAACTTGTCTAATGAACCTGgttgttctcattatccatataaatatctgaacctcttttgaatcctgctaagctcttggcttCAATGATATCCTCTGGCAGGGAGTTAATTAGGTGTTGTGTTAatagaaaaagtatttcctttcagTTGTAAATATGTTGCCTTTCCATTTCATTGactgttttgtgtgtgtctgttgtGTTTTCTTATCTCCTCTGTAAGTAGCCCTGAAGGTCTCAATGTCTTAATTTGGAATACTTTCTAGACTTCTCATCACCTCAGCACCCCTTTATTTCTGCTCTGTCTTTTGAGATGGGGGAATCATCATATCTGAATAGCATTCCACAGAAGGGCATATCATTGATTTATACAGTGGTGTTAAAACCTTCACTATATCAGTTGGCATAtttgtttgctgcttttttttttttttaacactgctGCACACTGAGAAGAGGTTTTAATTAAGCTATACACAGTGATGTCTTTCCTGAGTGGCACCTACCATTGTGCTGTCAATTAATGTAACTTTGTTAGAACCATCTCTAGAGTTGACTAATCTAAATAATTTTGTGATAGCAACACAAATTAGCAGTTACTCCTTCTACATATATAGTCTGTCTGATCTGCAGTCCTGCCTATGAGCTGTGCTGTGAAGTGCCACTTCTACAGACCTTGGTACCCAACCGTTGCCCGGCTCAGGGCATATTGGCATTTGGATCTAATGGCGCACATATACCCCTTCTGCAGTTCTGCTACTGGAGAGTCCGTTCTGTTTGTTCCTCGTTACCTCTCGCTGTAGGAGCCAGAGAATCTCTGTGCTTTGCTGAGCGTTACTTTGGAAATTTACAATCCTAGCATGTAAGGAGacgctaaggcctggtctacactggggggcgaaGGAtcaatataagatacgcaacttcagctatgagaacagCATacctgaagtcgacgtatcttagatcgacttagattgacctACTTTGCGTCctcgcggcgcgggatcgatggctgccgctcccctgttgaCCCCGCTTCCGCCTCTCTCCCTGGTGAAGTTCTGGAGTCGactgggagcgcgttcggggatcgatgtatcgcgccTAGAccagacacgatatatcgatccccgctagatcgatcactacctgccaacccatcaggtagtgtagacataccctaaggaggCAATGAACAAGGATTCAGGGAATTAGACAACTTAAATTAGTCTGTGTCCAGGATGTTTTAACTAAAAATCCAGTGAAATCAGATCCTAGAAGTCTGCTGTTTTTGccagcctgggggaggagaggaattgAAATGGGGCAGATGGAAGCAGAGTGCAGCAAACCCTGAAGAGGGCCAAGGAAGAGCCTGTTAAGTTTGTCCATGTGTCATTGAGGGACTGTGCTCCTGCCTGTGACTGTGCTTGAGCCACTCTTGCTGTCTGTCTCTCCTACAGATAACTGACTCAGCTGGACACATTCTCTACTCCAAGGAGGATGCCACTAAGGGCAAGTTCGCCTTCACCACTGAAGACTATGATATGTTCGAGGCTTGCTTCGAGAGCAAGCTCCCTGTGGGTGAGTGCAGAAagctgctcccagccctccctcttCCTTACTCTTGGTGGAGTATGTTGGGTGAGGAGTCGAGGTGAAGCAATTTCAATGTccagtttgcaaagcactttgagattcttCATGCCGAGAGGAATGGGATCCTCTGGGATGAGGAGTTTCGTGTTACTGGTGCAGAACAGCTGTCACTTGCATTAGGGTTGGGGGTGAAACGATCCTTGTGGCTCACCTGCAGAGCACTATGGGATCCTTCAGGCCCAGGCACAAGAGGAATGGGGTCACCAGCATGGAATTGTGGGCAGCAGGTGGGCATCCCAGAAGTGCTGTTCCCATGCTGCCTCTCCTCACATCTCAATTCTGACAGCACAGAGTAGGCCGATACCCGTTTGTCCTCCTCATTTGcccacttcttcctcctcctctttggtGGTAGAGTGTGGTCCCTTTTTTTGGGTGCACCCTGTGgcagcagccctgtgctgggc
Proteins encoded in this region:
- the TMED10 gene encoding transmembrane emp24 domain-containing protein 10 → MPLPVPGCRRLGPALALLLLLLGPARPISFQLPGKARKCLREEIHRDTLVTGEYEIGVPPGAASGPSANLKITDSAGHILYSKEDATKGKFAFTTEDYDMFEACFESKLPVGTGRMPDQLVILDMKHGVEAKNYEEIAKVEKLKPLEVELRRLEDLSESIVNDFAYMKKREEEMRDTNESTNIRVLYFSIFSMFCLIGLATWQVFYLRRFFKAKKLIE